From Campylobacter upsaliensis, the proteins below share one genomic window:
- a CDS encoding sodium-dependent transporter, whose protein sequence is MGSKFSKIGFVLAVAGSAVGLGNAWKFPTLVGQNGGSAFVLLYLVLTLGVAFVVFLAELSIGKLSEKDPVNGYKALAPNNKKIWSMAGFTMLGAILIVSFYSLVIGWVVKYMYFSATGNLSQTLEESEKQFNQLLHYDFIGQFVCFSIIFLIVFYVVSKGVKNGIEKLNVWMMPTLFILLILMLFYALSHTNGFSEALQFLFVPDFSKITGSSILEALALAFFSLSLGVGTIITYSASLPDRTNFITSTLNIIFINVLIGLMMGLIVFTFIFEFGANPNQAGPGLIFISLTTLFAKLGVVGYILGATFFLSLIFAGITSAISMIEPFAFYLINSFNMSRKKALIFIGIIVYILGNLCILSSLSATAFMIYDMSFFDVLDYISGKIIMPLGGILAAIFVGFVMKRKALEILFEPYMSGVFFKVWYFFLRFIAPLAIIIIAVNAF, encoded by the coding sequence ATGGGTTCTAAATTCTCAAAAATAGGCTTTGTTTTAGCCGTAGCTGGCTCTGCTGTGGGGCTTGGAAATGCGTGGAAATTTCCTACCTTAGTCGGTCAAAATGGAGGCTCTGCTTTCGTGCTTTTATATTTAGTGCTTACTTTGGGAGTTGCTTTTGTGGTCTTCTTAGCAGAACTTAGCATAGGAAAATTAAGCGAAAAAGACCCTGTCAATGGCTATAAAGCTCTCGCTCCTAATAATAAAAAAATATGGTCTATGGCTGGTTTTACTATGCTTGGAGCGATTTTAATTGTCTCATTTTATAGTCTTGTGATAGGTTGGGTTGTTAAATATATGTATTTTAGCGCCACAGGGAATTTAAGTCAAACTTTAGAAGAAAGCGAAAAGCAATTTAATCAACTTTTACATTATGATTTTATAGGTCAATTTGTCTGCTTTAGCATTATTTTTCTCATTGTTTTTTATGTGGTTTCAAAAGGCGTTAAAAATGGCATTGAAAAGCTTAATGTATGGATGATGCCAACTCTATTTATCTTACTTATCTTAATGCTTTTTTACGCTTTAAGTCATACAAATGGTTTTAGTGAAGCTTTGCAATTTCTTTTCGTGCCTGATTTTTCAAAAATCACAGGCTCTTCTATTTTAGAAGCCTTAGCCCTTGCCTTTTTTAGCCTTTCTTTAGGTGTGGGGACGATTATTACCTACTCCGCTTCTTTACCTGATCGCACAAATTTCATCACAAGCACACTTAATATTATATTTATCAATGTGCTTATCGGGCTTATGATGGGACTTATTGTCTTTACCTTTATCTTTGAATTTGGAGCTAATCCTAACCAAGCAGGACCGGGACTTATATTCATCTCTCTTACAACGCTTTTTGCTAAACTTGGTGTTGTAGGATACATACTTGGAGCGACCTTTTTCTTATCTTTGATTTTTGCGGGGATTACCTCTGCTATTTCTATGATAGAGCCTTTTGCTTTTTATCTTATTAATAGCTTTAATATGAGCCGTAAAAAAGCTTTAATTTTCATCGGCATTATTGTTTATATTTTAGGAAATTTGTGTATTTTATCAAGTTTGAGTGCGACTGCATTTATGATTTATGATATGAGCTTTTTTGATGTGCTTGATTATATTTCTGGTAAAATTATTATGCCTTTGGGTGGAATTTTAGCAGCGATTTTTGTGGGCTTTGTTATGAAAAGAAAAGCTTTAGAAATCTTATTTGAGCCTTATATGAGCGGAGTATTTTTTAAAGTGTGGTATTTCTTTTTAAGATTTATCGCACCTTTAGCTATCATTATCATCGCCGTCAATGCTTTTTAA
- a CDS encoding biotin/lipoyl-containing protein — MAKKFIDVMDTSFRDGFQSVYGARVLMDDFIPALEAAKEAGIRHFEFGGGARFQSLYFYLNEDAFLMMDKFREIVGKEANLQTLSRGVNTVTLDTGSRELIDLHAKLFAKHGTTTIRNFDALNDVNNLKFSGECITKHGLKHEIVITLMDLPPNCSGAHDVAFYEKILREILSAEIPFSSFCFKDASGTSNPEKIYQTIKMARSILPSETHIRLHTHESAGVSIACYLAALEAGADGIDLAASPVSGGTSQPDILTMMHAIKGKNYDFGLDLEKILKYEEVFRECMADYFLPPESTMVSPLIPFSPMPGGALTANTQMMRDNNILDKFPEVIKAMREVVEKGGYGTSVTPVSQFYFQQAFNNVMFGKWKKIADGYGKMVLGYFGKTPVAPDEAIVKLAAEQLNLEPTTELAIDLADKDESKSLAYIKTLLEKEGLETSEENLFIAGACKEKGIAFLKGEAKVNVRKLSTMPKPISAEENKFTVSVNGNKYHVELHAGFDKDVNVKNVQKIPHNESVSENAIQAGISGNVFKILIKENDEIKKGQTIMILEAMKMEIEVQAQKDGIIEQICVGVGDAVSESDALAIYKE, encoded by the coding sequence ATGGCAAAAAAATTCATAGATGTGATGGATACAAGCTTTAGAGACGGCTTTCAGTCCGTTTATGGAGCAAGGGTTTTAATGGACGATTTTATCCCAGCCCTTGAAGCGGCAAAAGAGGCGGGGATTAGACATTTTGAATTTGGTGGCGGAGCGCGTTTTCAAAGTCTTTATTTTTATCTTAACGAAGATGCTTTTTTGATGATGGATAAATTTAGAGAAATCGTAGGCAAAGAAGCAAATTTACAAACCCTTTCAAGAGGGGTTAATACCGTAACCCTAGACACAGGAAGTCGTGAGCTTATCGACCTACACGCGAAGCTTTTTGCCAAACACGGAACAACAACCATAAGAAATTTTGACGCACTCAATGATGTGAATAATCTTAAATTCAGTGGAGAGTGTATCACAAAGCACGGCTTAAAGCACGAGATAGTCATCACGCTTATGGACTTACCGCCAAATTGTTCTGGCGCACACGATGTGGCTTTTTATGAAAAAATTCTAAGAGAAATTTTGAGTGCTGAAATTCCTTTCTCAAGCTTTTGTTTTAAGGATGCAAGTGGCACTTCAAATCCTGAAAAAATTTATCAAACTATCAAAATGGCAAGAAGCATTTTGCCAAGTGAAACCCACATAAGACTTCACACCCACGAGAGTGCTGGCGTTAGTATAGCGTGCTATTTAGCAGCTTTAGAAGCTGGGGCTGATGGGATAGATTTAGCCGCTTCGCCTGTAAGTGGTGGCACTTCGCAACCTGATATTTTAACAATGATGCACGCCATTAAGGGTAAAAATTACGATTTTGGCTTAGATTTAGAAAAGATTTTAAAATATGAAGAAGTGTTTAGGGAGTGTATGGCGGATTATTTTTTACCACCAGAATCGACTATGGTAAGCCCTCTCATACCATTTTCTCCTATGCCCGGAGGAGCATTAACGGCAAATACTCAAATGATGAGAGATAACAATATCTTAGATAAATTCCCAGAAGTGATTAAAGCTATGCGTGAAGTCGTAGAAAAGGGAGGTTACGGCACTTCAGTAACGCCTGTTTCGCAATTTTATTTCCAACAAGCTTTTAATAATGTGATGTTTGGAAAATGGAAAAAAATAGCCGATGGGTATGGAAAAATGGTTTTAGGCTATTTTGGAAAAACCCCTGTCGCACCTGATGAAGCTATCGTTAAACTAGCCGCAGAGCAGTTAAATTTAGAACCTACTACGGAATTAGCCATAGATTTAGCCGATAAAGATGAAAGCAAAAGCCTAGCTTACATCAAAACTCTTTTAGAAAAAGAGGGCTTAGAAACAAGTGAGGAAAATCTTTTCATCGCTGGAGCTTGTAAGGAAAAAGGCATAGCCTTTTTAAAAGGCGAAGCTAAGGTCAATGTCCGCAAACTTAGCACTATGCCAAAGCCCATAAGTGCTGAAGAAAACAAATTTACCGTCTCTGTCAATGGTAACAAATATCATGTCGAGCTTCACGCAGGATTTGATAAAGATGTCAATGTTAAAAATGTCCAAAAAATTCCGCACAATGAAAGCGTAAGTGAAAATGCTATTCAAGCCGGAATTTCAGGCAATGTCTTTAAAATTCTCATTAAAGAAAATGATGAGATTAAAAAGGGGCAAACCATAATGATTTTAGAAGCTATGAAAATGGAAATAGAAGTGCAAGCCCAAAAAGATGGCATTATAGAGCAAATTTGTGTGGGGGTGGGCGATGCGGTAAGTGAGAGTGATGCTCTTGCTATTTATAAAGAATAA
- a CDS encoding histidine triad nucleotide-binding protein, whose protein sequence is MREKSVFELIVEGKVPCNKVLEDNDFLAFEDINPRAPIHILVIPKKHFRDFQEFEPELMAKMTRFIQELAVLLGLDKKGYRLVSNCGKNSGQEVFHLHFHILSGFEKTSKTSTLF, encoded by the coding sequence ATGCGAGAAAAGAGTGTTTTTGAACTTATTGTTGAAGGTAAGGTGCCTTGTAATAAAGTCCTAGAGGATAATGATTTTCTCGCTTTTGAGGATATCAATCCACGAGCACCTATTCATATTTTAGTAATCCCTAAAAAGCATTTTAGGGATTTTCAAGAATTTGAGCCCGAGCTTATGGCTAAAATGACGCGTTTTATTCAAGAATTAGCCGTGCTTTTGGGGCTGGATAAAAAGGGCTATCGTTTAGTGAGTAATTGCGGTAAAAATAGCGGTCAAGAAGTTTTTCATTTGCATTTTCACATTTTAAGCGGTTTTGAAAAAACTAGCAAAACTTCAACACTTTTTTAA
- the pckA gene encoding phosphoenolpyruvate carboxykinase (ATP), producing the protein MKNIENLGLENVKEVFYNLSYEELFKHEMQNQEGECTQNGTFSVDTGIFTGRSPKDKYFVKQDPSQKYLAWGKINQPISKELFDKLLAKAQKTLSGKNIYIQDAYCGASLQSRKAVRFVTEIAWQAHFVKNMFIRPKQEELANFKPDFIVYNACKCVNDDYKKDGLNSEVFVIFNIEENIAVIGGTWYGGEMKKGIFSMMNYWLPLENKLSMHCSANVGEKGDVALFFGLSGTGKTTLSTDPKRKLIGDDEHGWDDEGVFNFEGGCYAKTINLDPNNEPEIYAAIKKNALLENVVLRADKSVDYNDASKTENTRVSYPIEHIINHEPSLKAGHPQNIIFLSADAFGVLPPVSKLNAGQAMYYFLSGYTAKVAGTERGITEPQATFSACFGEPFMPLHPTIYARLLGEKIQKHQVNVYLVNTGWSGGSYGVGKRMSIKATRACIDAILSGSIEQCEFENLEIFNLAVPKSLEGVETKLLNPINTWEDQNAYLSTRDKLAKMFIENFKRYEDVKEGVEFSKFGPELL; encoded by the coding sequence ATGAAAAATATAGAAAATTTAGGCTTAGAAAATGTCAAAGAAGTGTTTTATAATCTAAGCTATGAAGAGCTTTTTAAGCACGAAATGCAAAATCAAGAAGGCGAATGCACACAAAATGGAACTTTTAGTGTTGATACAGGAATTTTCACAGGTAGAAGTCCTAAGGATAAATATTTTGTCAAGCAAGACCCTTCGCAAAAATATCTTGCTTGGGGCAAAATCAATCAGCCCATTAGCAAAGAGCTTTTTGACAAGCTTTTAGCTAAGGCTCAAAAAACACTAAGTGGGAAAAATATCTACATTCAAGATGCTTATTGTGGGGCAAGCTTACAGAGTCGTAAGGCGGTGCGTTTCGTAACGGAAATAGCGTGGCAAGCCCATTTTGTCAAAAATATGTTTATAAGACCCAAGCAAGAAGAATTGGCAAATTTTAAGCCCGATTTTATCGTTTATAATGCTTGCAAATGCGTTAATGATGATTATAAAAAAGACGGATTAAATTCAGAAGTTTTTGTGATTTTTAATATAGAAGAAAATATCGCCGTAATTGGAGGCACTTGGTATGGTGGTGAGATGAAAAAGGGAATTTTTTCTATGATGAATTATTGGCTACCTTTAGAAAATAAACTTTCGATGCATTGCAGTGCTAATGTCGGCGAAAAGGGCGATGTGGCTTTATTTTTCGGCTTAAGTGGGACAGGTAAAACAACCCTTTCAACGGACCCTAAACGCAAACTTATTGGCGATGATGAGCACGGCTGGGACGATGAGGGCGTGTTTAATTTTGAGGGTGGTTGTTATGCTAAAACCATCAATTTAGACCCTAATAACGAGCCTGAAATTTACGCAGCCATTAAGAAAAATGCCCTTTTAGAAAATGTCGTTTTAAGGGCGGATAAAAGTGTCGATTATAATGATGCTTCTAAGACTGAAAATACAAGAGTTTCTTATCCTATTGAGCATATTATTAATCACGAGCCAAGCCTAAAAGCCGGACATCCACAAAACATCATCTTTTTAAGTGCGGATGCTTTTGGAGTATTACCTCCTGTAAGCAAATTAAATGCTGGACAAGCGATGTATTATTTTCTAAGTGGCTACACGGCTAAAGTCGCTGGGACAGAGCGTGGTATCACAGAGCCTCAAGCGACTTTTTCGGCGTGTTTTGGAGAGCCTTTTATGCCTTTACATCCTACGATTTATGCGCGTTTGTTGGGTGAGAAAATTCAAAAACATCAAGTTAATGTCTATCTTGTCAATACAGGCTGGAGTGGCGGAAGCTATGGGGTGGGAAAGAGAATGAGCATTAAAGCGACTAGGGCTTGTATCGATGCGATTTTAAGTGGCAGTATAGAACAATGTGAATTTGAAAATTTAGAGATTTTCAATCTTGCCGTGCCAAAATCCTTAGAAGGCGTAGAAACAAAACTTTTAAATCCTATCAATACTTGGGAAGATCAAAACGCTTATCTAAGCACACGCGATAAACTAGCTAAAATGTTTATAGAAAATTTCAAGCGTTATGAAGATGTTAAAGAAGGCGTTGAATTTAGCAAATTTGGACCTGAACTTTTATGA
- the argH gene encoding argininosuccinate lyase yields the protein MKNQMWSGRFSTASDTLLKEFNASLNVDKELFKQDIRGSIAHATMLERCGILKKDELDAILKGLKQIESEIQNNDFIFNIDDEDIHMAVEKRLSEIIGKEIGGKLHTARSRNDQVATDFKLFVKEKTGELMLLLKELIITLIAHAKEHKESIMPSFTHLQHAQPISFSFWILSYAFMFKRDILRLENALELADECPLGSCACAGTSYPTNRALSAKMLGFKNPMQNAMDGVSDRDFALDLLYNISVIFTHTSRLCEELILFSSAEFNFISISDSFSTGSSIMPQKKNPDVCELIRGKTGRVYGNLIALFTTMKALPLAYNKDMQEDKEGVFDSVKTAQNSLIILNAMLKEIKIKKENMLKACKNGHLLATDLADYLVRKKNIPFREAHFIVGKVVAYAENEGIDLSEISNLAQIDSIFDEEAMQILDFKHSLNAKQSQGSSSISSVEKQIQNLEDFLKAKSL from the coding sequence ATGAAAAATCAAATGTGGTCTGGGCGTTTTAGCACTGCTAGTGATACGCTTTTAAAGGAATTTAATGCTAGCTTAAATGTCGATAAAGAGCTTTTCAAGCAAGATATAAGAGGTTCCATAGCACACGCAACTATGCTTGAGCGTTGTGGAATTTTAAAAAAAGACGAGCTTGATGCTATTTTAAAAGGCTTAAAACAGATAGAAAGCGAAATTCAAAATAACGATTTTATTTTTAACATTGACGATGAAGATATTCATATGGCTGTAGAAAAACGCTTAAGTGAAATTATAGGCAAAGAAATAGGCGGCAAACTTCACACGGCAAGAAGTAGAAACGATCAAGTTGCGACAGACTTTAAACTCTTTGTCAAAGAAAAAACAGGGGAACTTATGCTTTTACTTAAAGAGCTCATCATAACTCTCATCGCACACGCTAAAGAACATAAAGAAAGCATTATGCCTTCTTTTACGCACCTTCAACACGCCCAGCCTATAAGCTTTTCTTTTTGGATTTTAAGCTATGCTTTTATGTTTAAAAGAGATATTTTAAGGCTTGAAAATGCCCTTGAATTAGCCGATGAATGTCCGCTTGGAAGTTGTGCTTGTGCTGGGACTAGCTATCCTACAAATAGGGCTTTAAGTGCCAAAATGCTTGGTTTTAAAAATCCTATGCAAAATGCTATGGACGGGGTGAGTGATAGGGACTTTGCTCTAGATTTACTTTATAATATCAGTGTGATTTTTACTCATACTTCAAGACTTTGTGAGGAGCTTATTCTTTTTTCAAGTGCGGAATTTAATTTTATCTCTATAAGCGATAGTTTTTCTACGGGAAGCTCCATTATGCCTCAAAAGAAAAATCCTGATGTATGTGAGCTTATACGCGGTAAAACAGGACGCGTGTATGGAAATTTAATCGCCCTTTTTACTACGATGAAAGCTTTGCCTCTAGCCTATAATAAAGATATGCAAGAAGATAAAGAAGGCGTTTTTGATAGCGTTAAAACAGCTCAAAATTCACTCATTATCCTCAATGCTATGCTTAAAGAAATTAAAATCAAAAAAGAAAATATGCTTAAAGCTTGTAAAAATGGTCATTTGTTAGCGACTGATTTGGCAGATTATTTAGTGAGAAAGAAAAATATCCCTTTTAGAGAGGCACATTTTATCGTGGGTAAGGTTGTCGCTTATGCCGAAAATGAGGGCATTGATCTTAGCGAAATTTCAAATTTGGCTCAAATTGATAGCATTTTTGACGAAGAAGCGATGCAAATTTTAGACTTTAAACACTCGCTCAACGCTAAACAAAGTCAAGGCTCAAGCTCCATTTCAAGCGTAGAGAAACAAATTCAAAATTTAGAAGATTTTTTAAAGGCAAAAAGCCTTTAA
- a CDS encoding anaerobic C4-dicarboxylate transporter — MDFLTSLNESTQFLIQIIVVLICLFYGAKKGGIALGLLGGIGILMLVFAFHIKPGKPAIDVMLTILAVVVASATLQASGGLDVMLQIAERILRRNPKFLTILAPFVTCFLTILCGTGHVVYTIMPIIYDIAIKNGIRPERPMAAASISSQMGIIASPVSVAVVSLTALLLNADNKLVGFDGYINLLQITIPSTLAGVLCIGIFSWFRGKDLDKDEEFQNKLKDPEFKQYVYGDSRTLLGVKLANSQWVAMWIFLGAIALVALLGVFDNLRPNWGQVVKNGVPQTDALGNPKLDTLSMVAVIQMFMLIAGSLIIIFTKTEAKKIASNEIFKSGMIALVAVFGISWMADTMFAVHTPMMKAALGDVVKEHPWTYAIMLLLISKFVNSQAAAIAAFVPLALGIGVEPGIIVAFAAACYGYYILPTYPSDLATIQFDRSGTTRIGKFVINHSFIIPGLIGVSSSCVFGYLLVLVAGYIK; from the coding sequence ATGGACTTTTTAACAAGTCTTAATGAGAGCACTCAGTTTCTCATACAAATCATCGTTGTATTGATTTGTCTATTTTACGGAGCAAAAAAAGGCGGCATCGCTCTTGGTTTGCTCGGTGGCATAGGTATTTTAATGCTAGTTTTTGCTTTTCACATTAAGCCGGGAAAACCTGCCATTGATGTAATGCTAACCATTTTAGCCGTAGTTGTAGCAAGTGCAACCTTGCAAGCAAGTGGTGGGCTTGATGTTATGCTTCAAATTGCTGAACGCATTTTAAGGCGTAATCCTAAATTCCTAACGATTTTAGCACCTTTTGTAACTTGCTTTTTAACCATACTTTGCGGAACGGGACATGTCGTTTATACTATAATGCCTATTATTTATGACATTGCTATTAAAAATGGAATTCGCCCAGAACGCCCTATGGCAGCTGCTTCTATAAGTTCTCAAATGGGTATCATCGCTTCGCCTGTGAGTGTGGCTGTTGTGAGTTTAACTGCTTTACTTTTAAATGCGGACAATAAACTAGTCGGCTTTGATGGCTATATCAATCTTCTTCAAATCACTATCCCTAGCACCTTAGCTGGAGTTTTGTGTATAGGAATTTTTTCTTGGTTTAGGGGTAAGGATTTGGACAAAGATGAGGAATTTCAAAACAAACTTAAAGACCCTGAATTTAAACAATATGTCTATGGAGATAGCAGAACTCTACTAGGCGTTAAACTTGCTAACAGCCAGTGGGTAGCGATGTGGATCTTTTTAGGTGCTATTGCTTTAGTGGCTTTGCTTGGCGTGTTTGATAATCTAAGACCAAATTGGGGTCAAGTGGTAAAAAATGGCGTCCCACAAACAGACGCTTTGGGTAATCCTAAGCTTGACACGCTTTCAATGGTTGCCGTGATTCAAATGTTTATGCTAATTGCCGGTTCTTTGATTATCATCTTTACTAAAACAGAGGCGAAGAAAATTGCGTCAAATGAAATTTTTAAATCGGGTATGATAGCGCTTGTGGCGGTATTTGGAATTTCTTGGATGGCGGATACTATGTTTGCCGTGCATACGCCGATGATGAAGGCTGCACTTGGCGATGTGGTAAAAGAGCATCCTTGGACTTATGCAATTATGCTTTTATTAATCTCTAAATTTGTTAATTCTCAAGCTGCGGCAATCGCTGCTTTTGTGCCTTTGGCTTTAGGTATTGGCGTGGAGCCTGGTATTATTGTCGCCTTTGCGGCTGCTTGTTATGGTTATTATATTTTACCAACTTATCCAAGCGATTTGGCAACCATACAATTTGACCGCTCAGGGACAACTAGAATAGGCAAATTTGTTATTAACCATAGCTTTATTATACCGGGGCTTATCGGCGTTTCTAGCTCTTGTGTGTTTGGCTATCTTTTAGTTTTAGTCGCTGGTTATATTAAATAA
- a CDS encoding tRNA threonylcarbamoyladenosine dehydratase, with protein sequence MRYTRVKWLVGDENYEKISRTRVLIFGLGGVGGICTDALFRTGFTKLTLIDADSFEITNQNRQLHSEHIGENKAEVFAKIYKVKGVVAKVDEEFLSTFDLSKFDLIIDAIDDIPAKVALANKIDFKKQIFISSTGGARKLDPTLIKTTSIFKTYGDALAKKFRYELRKSGFKGDFEVVFSNEEAKCKNLGSFMGVTASFGLALASLALKKVLNTDKF encoded by the coding sequence ATGCGATACACAAGAGTAAAATGGCTTGTTGGCGATGAAAATTATGAAAAGATTTCTAGGACGAGAGTGCTTATTTTTGGGCTAGGTGGAGTGGGTGGAATTTGCACGGACGCGCTTTTTCGCACAGGTTTTACAAAGCTAACCCTCATAGACGCAGATAGCTTTGAAATCACAAATCAAAACCGCCAACTTCACAGCGAGCACATAGGCGAAAATAAGGCAGAAGTTTTTGCAAAAATTTATAAAGTAAAAGGCGTGGTGGCTAAAGTCGATGAAGAGTTTTTAAGCACATTTGACTTAAGCAAATTTGATTTAATCATCGATGCTATTGATGATATACCCGCTAAAGTGGCTTTAGCAAATAAAATTGATTTTAAAAAGCAAATCTTTATCTCAAGCACAGGAGGAGCTAGAAAGCTTGACCCCACTCTCATCAAAACAACAAGCATTTTTAAAACTTATGGCGATGCTTTAGCGAAAAAATTCCGCTATGAGCTTAGAAAATCAGGCTTTAAGGGTGATTTTGAAGTGGTGTTTTCTAACGAAGAGGCAAAATGTAAAAATTTAGGTTCTTTTATGGGAGTAACGGCGTCTTTTGGCTTGGCTTTGGCAAGTTTAGCCTTAAAAAAGGTGTTAAATACGGACAAATTTTAA
- a CDS encoding LTA synthase family protein yields MRKVLLQILIFSAIFIVISNLTRVLMHLAFIPQSADKIELLKMYLFGSYHDVRFLSAAFLPLLLCGFLSYFAPLLKIKGGGGVRVQIVKFYSIFSSFYIALIALLCVAFSFIKYYYYEMYKSKIDLFIFSVLNENLGTIFSIIYKDYPLFSGIFALILISIFCFLLNNRILKSPFKPLKLKPISFIFVNLLLIGIYIIALRGVNHHVFMNERNYRFANLEMINDIALNPIMAFSWARKASKELQKLPYISDEEGQVLQKELFSLFATTPYNPQNKPHIFVNLMESFANNALEFHSLELNLLGELEKHFKEDFVFERFLSSGNWTAPSFFYLYFNSPIILTKSKYFKTNLTQNPTEPFTKQGYEVIFLTSGNRTWYEFGAFLEKQDIEVIDAISLLKDYPNAQKTAYGILDEYMYYKAYELFKTAQKPLLIIALSTSNHPPYPKVYESISKANLSGKINEKLPKNTYENLNNYAYANSEFGKFVSKIKASDLKDKIIIAATGDHRVRDMKIDFEKEKAFAYSVPFYLYVPQNYQKNLYYDKYRLASHKDIFPTLYELSLSEATYYSLGGRNLLAAPSDEKLEFAFNEVVWADNFGVYPLENTKGYFYENNTTLKDTNEAFELDDYHKKFANSYRSLMFYQLGLRLKDDI; encoded by the coding sequence ATGAGAAAAGTTTTACTTCAAATTCTTATTTTTAGTGCAATTTTTATTGTCATTTCTAATCTTACGCGTGTTTTAATGCATCTTGCTTTTATCCCACAAAGTGCCGATAAAATAGAACTTTTAAAAATGTATCTTTTTGGAAGCTATCACGATGTGCGTTTTTTAAGTGCGGCGTTTTTACCCTTACTTTTGTGCGGATTTTTGAGCTATTTTGCCCCATTATTAAAAATTAAGGGGGGGGGGGGGGTAAGGGTTCAAATTGTTAAATTTTACTCCATCTTTTCTTCATTTTATATCGCTTTGATAGCTTTGCTTTGCGTGGCTTTTTCTTTTATAAAGTATTATTATTATGAAATGTATAAAAGTAAGATTGATCTTTTTATCTTTAGTGTTTTAAATGAGAATTTAGGAACAATTTTTAGCATCATTTATAAGGATTATCCGCTTTTTAGTGGAATTTTTGCTTTGATTTTGATAAGTATTTTTTGCTTTTTACTTAATAATCGAATTCTTAAAAGTCCTTTTAAACCCCTAAAATTAAAACCTATAAGTTTTATTTTTGTTAATTTGCTTTTAATAGGTATTTACATTATAGCTTTAAGAGGAGTTAATCATCATGTTTTTATGAACGAAAGAAATTATCGTTTTGCAAATCTTGAAATGATTAATGATATCGCACTTAATCCTATTATGGCTTTTTCTTGGGCAAGAAAAGCCTCAAAAGAGCTTCAAAAACTTCCTTATATTAGCGATGAGGAGGGGCAAGTTTTACAAAAAGAGCTTTTTTCTCTTTTTGCCACAACGCCTTATAATCCCCAAAATAAACCGCATATTTTTGTTAATCTTATGGAAAGTTTTGCGAATAATGCTTTAGAATTTCATAGCTTAGAGCTTAATCTTTTAGGAGAGCTTGAGAAGCATTTTAAGGAGGATTTTGTTTTTGAGCGTTTTTTAAGCAGTGGAAATTGGACTGCACCATCATTTTTTTATCTCTATTTTAATAGTCCTATCATTTTAACAAAAAGTAAATATTTTAAAACAAATTTAACGCAAAATCCAACCGAGCCTTTTACAAAGCAGGGCTATGAGGTCATTTTTCTTACTTCAGGGAATAGAACTTGGTATGAATTTGGTGCCTTTTTAGAAAAGCAAGATATTGAAGTCATTGACGCTATCAGTCTTCTTAAAGACTATCCAAACGCCCAAAAAACAGCTTATGGAATTTTAGATGAGTATATGTATTATAAGGCTTATGAGCTTTTTAAAACAGCGCAAAAACCTTTACTTATCATCGCCCTTAGCACGAGTAATCACCCTCCTTACCCTAAAGTTTATGAAAGCATTTCTAAGGCAAATTTAAGCGGAAAAATTAATGAAAAACTTCCTAAAAATACCTATGAAAATCTTAATAATTATGCTTACGCTAATAGTGAATTTGGCAAATTTGTAAGTAAAATAAAAGCAAGTGATTTAAAAGATAAAATCATCATCGCCGCTACTGGAGACCACAGAGTAAGAGATATGAAAATAGACTTTGAGAAAGAAAAAGCCTTTGCTTATAGTGTTCCATTTTATCTTTATGTGCCTCAAAATTATCAAAAAAATCTTTATTATGATAAATACCGCCTTGCCTCTCACAAGGACATTTTTCCTACGCTTTATGAGTTAAGTTTAAGCGAGGCGACTTATTATAGTTTAGGTGGTCGAAATTTATTAGCCGCTCCTAGCGATGAAAAACTTGAATTTGCTTTCAATGAAGTCGTTTGGGCGGATAATTTTGGCGTGTATCCTTTAGAAAATACTAAGGGTTATTTTTATGAAAATAATACAACGCTAAAAGATACAAATGAAGCTTTTGAGCTTGATGATTATCATAAAAAATTCGCAAATTCCTACCGTTCTTTGATGTTTTATCAGCTTGGTTTAAGATTAAAAGATGATATTTAA